The Fusarium oxysporum f. sp. lycopersici 4287 chromosome 1, whole genome shotgun sequence DNA segment TGGGTATCCAGCGACCGGGCTACGGAGGTGGTGGACAAGGCGGTAGCCAGAACAGGACTGTTCTGACCATGGAGGATCTCGGTATGGCTGTTGGAGAGTACGGTGTCAACGTGAAGCGTAGCGAGTTCTACCGCTGAGTACGTATTTGGTTACATGACTGCAAGGCGTTACGGTTTGGCGTTTACGGAAGGATATGGGTCCGTACATGATATCAAACATGAAAACCAGGAAACTCTTAGCTGGTTACAATAGATCGCCTGAATATGCGAATGGGTCCCTTTGTTGAAATCATTGCTCTAGTGATGTTACATGTAGTCTTTTGTACATGGGTATACCCAGATTCCAGTCCCTATTTGATATTCTACCTCTTGTCCCAGATATTTGGCTTTCGTGTTCTATAACCCATCAGTGAACCATTCATGTGTCGGCTTAGACCGAGACTTACGGTGAGAATTCGCCAAGTTTGTGTCCAACCATATCTTCTGTAATGGTCACCTCATGGTAATCCTTTCCATTGTGCACCTCGAACTTGAGACCGACAAAGTTGGGCAGAATCGTAGCTGATCGAGCCTGTGTTCGCACAGGAGGCACCTTATCGCTGGATGACTTGGGCCATACAATGGGTAGGCTATCGCATGTTAGAAAGGTCAGGGTAATCGAATCGATCGTCGGCTTACGGTACCAAGTGCGGCCCTATCAGCAAAATTAGCACCCAACAATATCACAGCATCGAAATTGACGTACCCTTCCACACTGATCGCTTAAGAAGAACCCGTGTCGCGTGCATTATCGCTGGCACATGTCGTTCCCTCGAAATTTCAGGCCggcatcaccaagcttcaTGCGACAGATCTAACCGGGGGTTGTTTTTTCCGATCGGTTAGTCCGAGACTTGCAGCACGTGACTACCCCAGCACAGAACGGCTACCGGCACCTCTGTGCTTCTCTCACCTGAGGTTTAATATGGGCGTTGTAAACGGAGAAAGAATCCCACCAACGAGATAAAAATGCTTGTTTCAACAAGAGATGATCATTTTAATAATTGTACGACAAGTTGCGTCATTGATGCGTTCTACTCCTTATTAGGAGAACTACAAGGAAAAGAAGTCTTTTTCAGAAACTAGTCAAGTGGCCCTGATAGAGGATGAAAGTTGCTGTCATTAGTCTTGAAATGTCAGCCAAGAGATACTATGCAACTCTACTCCACGAATATCCTCTCAACTTTTCTTGCTTCGATATGTTCAGTGCCGGCAACGCGGCGTGTTAGTGAAATATCAGGGGCCCTAGCTCCTGTTTCAGCCAAACAAACAGGGAACACCGGCAAATCAGTTACCACCAAACTGGGTCATGTTCTACACTTCATCTGGAGAAACTATTGAAACGTGCAAATCGACCGAGTCTATTCCTATATGGGCACACGGAGGATCAATAGTCAGTCTGGGTTGGCCATCGCGGCCCTTGTCGCATCCCGACTTAATGAACATGCTACGAAGGAAGCTATGCGTAGCACCGCAATTTGGGCCCAGACTGAATGTGTATATATACTCGCCATGTTTCCTGTATTTCTTGGCTCTGCATGGCTCGTTGATCGATCCTCTTACAATCATTTGAAACAAGAAACGAATATCCACTCCTTCTAGCAAACATGCGGTTCACCGATTTCCTTCTCGCAAGTGCTGGCGCTTCCCTTGCTCTGGCTGCTCCTCATACTACGAGGGCCAAG contains these protein-coding regions:
- a CDS encoding 40S ribosomal protein S19 translates to MHATRVLLKRSVWKGPHLVPLPIVWPKSSSDKVPPVRTQARSATILPNFVGLKFEVHNGKDYHEVTITEDMVGHKLGEFSPTRKPNIWDKR